Proteins from a single region of Weeksella virosa DSM 16922:
- a CDS encoding Ppx/GppA phosphatase family protein has translation MKIRKLAAIDIGSNAIRLLINYIYEQPDKDPVFNKTSLVRMPIRLGHDVFTESEISQENIDRMIDAMKSYALMMKVYGIEDYKACATSAMREAKNGKKILRTIEKKTGICVEIIDGKTEAEMLFSAGLNQFLQQDKAFLYVDVGGGSSELTYLKNNKVITSRSFEVGTVRLLEHREKKNVFPEMQQWIQDTIKEESIELIGAGGNINHVYKYSGVKLGTPMSVLYTNRHHKNLLKLTPEERMQTYNMKPDRADVVVYALEIYNKVAKWSHAKRIHVPKIGLSDGIIRSLYKEIN, from the coding sequence ATGAAAATTAGAAAACTTGCCGCGATAGATATTGGATCTAACGCCATACGATTATTGATAAATTATATATACGAACAACCCGATAAAGACCCTGTTTTCAATAAAACAAGTTTAGTTCGGATGCCAATTCGGTTAGGGCATGATGTGTTTACCGAAAGTGAAATTTCGCAAGAAAATATAGACCGTATGATTGATGCAATGAAATCGTATGCCCTAATGATGAAAGTTTACGGAATAGAAGACTACAAAGCTTGTGCTACATCGGCTATGCGCGAAGCCAAAAATGGGAAAAAAATATTGCGCACAATAGAAAAAAAAACCGGTATATGTGTAGAAATTATTGATGGTAAAACCGAAGCTGAAATGCTCTTTTCAGCCGGATTAAATCAATTTTTACAACAAGACAAAGCCTTTCTATATGTAGATGTGGGTGGTGGATCTAGTGAATTAACATACCTAAAAAACAACAAAGTTATCACATCTAGATCATTTGAAGTAGGAACTGTACGACTATTAGAACATCGCGAGAAGAAAAATGTATTTCCAGAAATGCAACAGTGGATACAAGATACCATCAAAGAAGAAAGTATAGAGCTTATCGGTGCAGGAGGAAATATCAATCACGTGTACAAATATTCGGGTGTAAAACTGGGGACGCCTATGAGTGTTCTCTATACAAATCGGCATCACAAAAACCTATTAAAACTTACCCCCGAAGAACGAATGCAAACATATAACATGAAACCCGATCGTGCTGATGTCGTGGTCTATGCATTAGAAATCTATAATAAAGTTGCCAAATGGTCACATGCTAAAAGAATACATGTTCCGAAAATTGGTTTATCCGACGGTATTATTCGAAGCCTATACAAAGAAATTAACTAA
- the ppk1 gene encoding polyphosphate kinase 1 encodes MIKYINRELSWLRFNARVLQEAADPTVPLLERIRFLGIYSNNLDEFYSVRYSAILRSIELKNVEKVYKNICEQQTDEELIEEINKTVSEQRILYDELYEVLLEKLKEEKIHVVDHLNIPKELIGFMKDIFYRDFDHTIGVMILDDYLKAPQLRDGNFYLAVKMMIKGQPKYAIVSVPTNLFSRFILLPKFDDNQYVIFIEDIIRYHLNDIFKIFDFDEIEAHSIKITRDSELDIDNDLEHTILEKISIGLEGRKKGEPVRMVYDREIADDTLNYILKKLNLDEFDSINPGGKYHNKSDLMKFPTFGRKDLTYPKITPIQQKKAFAEKSFFRYFSKNDHLMYAPYHDYSLFLKFLREAAIDPKVKKIKITIYRVAKDSQVLNSLINAAINGKDVTTVLELRARFDEANNVNWSKRLQDAGVHVIFGVPGLKVHSKIGYIEREAEEGLSQKYAFISTGNFHAGTAKVYTDYTFFTSKPEITNEIEGLFNFFGANYLSHSYKKLMVSPFQTRKRLVKFIKREIKNKQKGLPAGINLKLNSLSDKNIIDLLYEASSKGVPVRLVVRGIHCLIPQEKDLSDKIHSISVVDKFLEHPRVYWFCNGGENSVYISSADIMERNLDFRIEVACPIEDPKLKQIVMDTFDLSFTDNVKARIHDKTTSLTYQINDLPHNRSQFTIYDYLQQLEEGDEN; translated from the coding sequence ATGATAAAATATATCAACCGAGAATTAAGTTGGCTACGCTTCAATGCGCGAGTTTTGCAAGAAGCTGCTGATCCTACTGTACCACTTTTAGAGCGCATCCGTTTTTTAGGTATTTATTCTAATAACTTAGATGAGTTTTATTCTGTGCGTTATTCGGCTATTTTACGTTCTATAGAACTAAAAAATGTAGAGAAAGTATACAAAAATATCTGCGAACAACAAACCGATGAAGAACTAATCGAAGAGATTAATAAAACCGTAAGCGAACAACGAATTTTATATGATGAATTATATGAAGTTTTGCTCGAAAAGCTAAAGGAAGAAAAAATTCATGTGGTCGATCATCTTAATATTCCAAAAGAATTAATCGGTTTTATGAAAGATATTTTTTATCGAGATTTCGATCATACAATTGGCGTAATGATTTTGGACGATTACCTGAAAGCACCACAATTGCGCGATGGAAACTTTTATTTAGCAGTGAAAATGATGATCAAAGGACAACCTAAATATGCGATTGTTTCTGTGCCTACGAATTTGTTTTCGCGTTTCATTCTTCTGCCAAAATTTGATGACAATCAGTATGTTATATTTATTGAAGATATAATTCGTTATCATTTGAATGATATTTTCAAGATTTTTGATTTTGATGAGATCGAAGCGCATTCTATCAAAATTACCCGAGATTCTGAGTTGGATATCGATAACGATCTGGAACATACCATCTTAGAGAAAATTTCTATCGGACTCGAAGGTCGTAAAAAAGGTGAACCAGTTCGCATGGTTTATGACCGAGAAATTGCAGATGATACGTTGAATTATATCCTAAAGAAATTAAATTTAGATGAATTTGACAGTATCAATCCAGGAGGGAAATACCATAACAAAAGTGATTTGATGAAATTCCCGACCTTTGGTAGAAAGGATCTCACCTACCCTAAAATTACACCAATCCAACAAAAGAAAGCCTTTGCAGAAAAATCATTTTTCAGATATTTTAGTAAAAATGATCATTTGATGTATGCACCGTATCATGATTACTCGTTGTTTCTGAAGTTTTTACGCGAAGCTGCAATAGATCCGAAAGTTAAAAAAATAAAAATCACCATCTATCGTGTCGCCAAAGATTCTCAAGTACTGAATTCGCTGATCAATGCAGCAATCAATGGAAAAGATGTTACCACTGTTCTAGAATTGCGAGCACGATTTGATGAAGCCAATAATGTCAATTGGTCGAAACGTCTACAAGATGCAGGCGTGCATGTTATTTTTGGTGTGCCTGGTCTCAAAGTACACTCGAAAATTGGTTATATAGAACGTGAAGCTGAGGAAGGCCTATCGCAAAAATATGCATTCATCAGTACTGGGAACTTCCATGCAGGGACAGCAAAAGTATATACGGATTATACATTTTTCACTTCTAAACCAGAAATTACGAATGAAATAGAAGGTTTATTCAATTTTTTCGGTGCAAATTACCTTTCACATTCGTACAAAAAGCTAATGGTTTCTCCATTTCAGACTAGAAAAAGATTGGTGAAGTTCATTAAACGAGAAATCAAAAATAAACAAAAAGGCTTACCAGCAGGGATAAATCTTAAACTAAATAGTCTTAGCGATAAAAATATAATCGATTTACTTTATGAAGCTTCAAGCAAAGGCGTTCCGGTAAGATTAGTTGTACGTGGAATTCATTGTTTGATTCCACAAGAAAAAGATTTATCAGATAAAATTCATAGCATCAGCGTCGTCGATAAATTTTTAGAACATCCACGTGTCTATTGGTTTTGCAACGGAGGAGAAAATTCGGTCTATATTTCATCGGCCGATATCATGGAGCGTAATTTAGATTTTAGAATAGAGGTTGCATGCCCAATAGAAGATCCAAAACTAAAACAAATAGTCATGGATACATTCGATCTTAGTTTTACTGACAATGTAAAGGCTCGTATACACGATAAAACAACAAGTTTAACCTATCAAATAAATGATTTACCTCATAATCGTTCTCAATTTACGATTTACGATTATTTACAACAATTAGAAGAAGGAGATGAAAATTAG
- a CDS encoding SixA phosphatase family protein — MKELILFRHGKSRWDEQVEDHHRSINDRGIERTTAVAQYLQIHQDLNDYTLYSSTAKRAKQTAEISASIWSKKEIIYDEKLYTFSTSELVKWIKTIPTQNKIILFGHNPCFTHFINTFTDDYLDNLWTSGVAIMQFEQVEWSKLRKGKLKHLVNPKEILI, encoded by the coding sequence ATGAAAGAATTAATCCTTTTTAGACATGGTAAAAGTCGTTGGGACGAGCAAGTAGAAGATCACCATCGATCAATAAATGATCGTGGTATAGAACGGACCACTGCAGTTGCACAATATCTACAGATCCATCAAGATTTAAACGATTATACACTCTACAGCAGCACTGCAAAACGAGCAAAACAAACAGCCGAAATTTCGGCTTCGATATGGTCTAAGAAAGAAATTATTTATGATGAAAAACTATACACTTTCTCCACCTCAGAACTAGTCAAGTGGATAAAAACAATACCCACCCAAAACAAAATAATACTCTTTGGTCATAATCCCTGTTTCACCCATTTTATCAATACATTTACCGACGATTATTTGGATAATTTATGGACCTCGGGAGTAGCTATTATGCAGTTTGAGCAAGTTGAATGGTCGAAATTAAGAAAAGGAAAGTTGAAACACCTTGTTAATCCTAAAGAAATTTTAATATGA
- a CDS encoding acyl-CoA thioesterase, which yields MLGKERVELEDFKFFRPLEIRWNDLDPIGHVNNVYYIEYFQIGRGSYMTEISQKWDWSKHMFVIAKISCNYLREIRMTAKNVRLGMRTCNIGTKSFDFQYIIISDNEETGQPIIHAVGYSTQVLIDTMANKSIEIPSWLRTNMIEYEPALL from the coding sequence ATGCTAGGAAAAGAACGCGTTGAGTTAGAGGATTTTAAATTTTTTAGGCCTTTAGAAATTCGTTGGAATGATTTAGATCCTATCGGACACGTGAATAATGTTTATTATATAGAGTACTTTCAGATTGGTCGAGGAAGCTATATGACCGAAATTTCACAAAAATGGGATTGGAGCAAACATATGTTTGTAATCGCAAAAATCTCTTGTAACTATTTACGAGAAATTCGCATGACTGCCAAAAATGTCCGCCTTGGGATGAGAACCTGTAATATCGGCACAAAAAGTTTTGATTTTCAATATATTATCATTAGTGACAATGAAGAAACTGGACAGCCGATCATCCATGCAGTTGGATATTCTACCCAAGTTTTGATTGATACGATGGCCAATAAATCAATCGAAATTCCTTCTTGGTTACGCACCAATATGATCGAATACGAACCTGCTTTGCTATAA
- a CDS encoding tRNA methyl transferase PRC-barrel domain-containing protein, which produces MTRKKGQIVEIPANSKLYTKEFPSFDTEIETIKWNCEKRNYSLFDGILVGEHEGLENYQYGQRKQLTSGGFQLPMYVIGFDFVENRLFVGQGKNHPGLRTSFFCIPKNRLSIDENNKKLLTQQVSFQLKNAFTFNFISTKVYLSQDTIYFWFDEEISLQFFNYPTEICLDNQLIGVIKTINKMFI; this is translated from the coding sequence ATGACTCGAAAAAAGGGACAAATAGTCGAAATTCCGGCAAATTCGAAGCTTTATACGAAAGAATTTCCAAGCTTTGATACTGAAATAGAAACAATAAAATGGAATTGCGAGAAAAGAAACTATTCTCTTTTTGATGGGATTTTGGTAGGAGAGCACGAAGGTTTAGAGAATTATCAATACGGTCAGCGAAAGCAATTAACCTCTGGTGGTTTTCAGTTACCGATGTATGTTATTGGATTCGATTTTGTCGAAAATAGACTTTTTGTAGGGCAAGGAAAAAATCATCCAGGGTTGAGAACTTCTTTTTTTTGCATTCCGAAAAATCGATTATCGATTGATGAAAATAATAAAAAATTATTAACACAACAGGTTTCTTTTCAATTGAAAAATGCCTTTACTTTCAACTTTATTTCAACTAAAGTTTATTTATCTCAAGATACGATCTATTTCTGGTTTGATGAAGAAATCTCACTGCAGTTTTTCAATTATCCAACCGAAATATGTCTTGATAACCAATTGATTGGAGTAATAAAGACAATTAATAAAATGTTTATATGA
- a CDS encoding endonuclease has product MKFKISILASAFAFLLYGQSAPTYYNSVDFNKTKNELKNNLASLITNTHTKVISYSELKDLLKISDVDPHNSSNLLLIYGSKSHGEHQRSRAIGGSWNREHVYAKSKGTPNLGTTGPGADGHHLRPADPKLNSTRGNLSFDDGQGSMAYKTPRGGWFPGDEWKGDVARILMYMYVRYDKRALPLNITFAPATYSDDFPDILLKWNVEDPVSDFEIQRNNIVAQTQGNRNPFIDNPYLATVIWGGPDAQNTWPDTLNGGNTSTDTESPTAPTNLKVTDTQENSISLTWDASVDNVAVNHYEVYVDGNYRLTVYSTEAKITGLEAGRTYSFYVIAKDAAGNKSENSQTIQAKTNEINGGGNNNETSCGFEDFSNVVSTGSTPPASSYSDRTWSNNGIVWTATNARTDSQIYIDGVDNKAICMRKGSLTSSKISGGIGSLSVKTYLPFNDSEGTYTLLINGEEKGQIPYSKNPKTHTISDINVEGDIVIELVDNKTNNRVSFDNLSWTCYSKLGTNNEVSATSSIVIYPNPVLQNEIFVDGLSAETSLQIFDVNGRIVQTIDKVKNRTKIRLNNLPKGVYIVKVTNEYKKIIVK; this is encoded by the coding sequence ATGAAGTTTAAAATTTCTATTCTTGCAAGTGCTTTTGCTTTTTTATTGTATGGCCAAAGTGCTCCTACTTATTATAATTCTGTAGATTTTAATAAGACCAAAAACGAACTGAAAAATAATCTTGCTTCACTAATTACAAACACGCATACGAAAGTAATTAGCTATAGTGAATTGAAAGATCTTCTAAAAATTAGTGATGTGGATCCTCACAACTCTTCTAATTTATTGTTAATATACGGATCTAAAAGCCATGGGGAACATCAAAGAAGTAGAGCTATTGGAGGATCTTGGAATCGTGAACACGTGTATGCAAAATCGAAAGGTACACCCAATTTAGGGACAACGGGACCAGGAGCAGACGGACATCATTTGCGTCCGGCAGATCCTAAGTTGAACAGTACGAGAGGAAATTTATCTTTTGACGATGGGCAAGGTAGCATGGCCTACAAAACTCCACGTGGAGGATGGTTCCCTGGTGATGAATGGAAAGGTGATGTTGCGAGAATATTGATGTATATGTATGTACGTTACGATAAACGTGCTTTGCCCTTGAACATTACTTTTGCTCCTGCAACATATTCTGATGATTTTCCTGATATTCTATTAAAATGGAATGTAGAGGATCCTGTCTCTGATTTCGAAATTCAACGCAATAACATTGTTGCTCAAACACAAGGGAACAGAAATCCATTTATCGATAATCCATATTTGGCAACAGTGATTTGGGGTGGGCCAGATGCTCAAAATACTTGGCCAGACACTTTGAATGGCGGAAATACTTCTACTGATACCGAATCGCCGACTGCACCGACAAACCTGAAGGTTACCGATACGCAAGAAAATAGTATTTCACTTACCTGGGATGCTTCTGTTGATAATGTTGCAGTAAATCATTACGAAGTGTATGTGGACGGTAATTATAGGCTTACTGTTTACTCTACCGAAGCCAAAATTACTGGATTAGAAGCCGGACGCACTTATTCTTTTTATGTTATCGCAAAAGATGCAGCCGGGAACAAATCAGAAAATAGCCAAACTATTCAGGCAAAAACAAACGAAATCAATGGCGGAGGAAATAATAATGAAACTTCTTGTGGATTCGAAGATTTTTCTAATGTAGTATCTACCGGTAGTACACCACCAGCTTCTAGCTATAGCGACCGCACATGGAGTAATAACGGAATTGTCTGGACAGCAACCAACGCCCGTACCGATAGTCAGATTTATATTGATGGGGTTGATAACAAAGCAATTTGCATGCGCAAAGGTTCGCTAACTTCATCTAAAATTTCTGGTGGAATTGGATCTTTATCAGTAAAAACTTATTTGCCCTTCAACGATTCAGAAGGTACGTATACCTTATTGATCAATGGGGAAGAAAAAGGACAAATTCCTTATTCGAAAAATCCTAAAACACATACCATATCAGACATCAATGTTGAAGGTGATATCGTAATCGAGTTGGTGGATAATAAGACGAATAATCGTGTATCTTTCGATAACTTATCTTGGACATGCTACTCGAAATTAGGAACAAATAACGAAGTCTCTGCAACAAGTTCGATTGTTATATATCCGAATCCAGTTTTGCAAAATGAAATTTTTGTAGACGGATTATCTGCTGAAACTTCTCTTCAAATTTTCGATGTAAATGGCCGTATAGTGCAAACAATAGATAAGGTGAAAAATCGCACTAAAATTCGTCTAAATAACTTACCAAAAGGAGTTTACATTGTAAAAGTAACTAATGAGTATAAAAAGATTATTGTAAAATAA
- the ligA gene encoding NAD-dependent DNA ligase LigA, with protein sequence MDTQQRILALREELHQHNYRYYVLDQPSISDFEFDLKLKELQKLEKEHPEFSDPNSPTVRVGGSITKNFPTISHEYQMYSLDNSYSIEELKQWIARVYKNIENPTFVCELKYDGASISILYENGKLTQAVTRGDGTQGDDITANVKTITSLPLILRGSYPTKFYMRGEITIPIKTFDKINEQRKDEGLLLYANPRNTASGSLKLQDSAEVAKRGLQCFPYAFVGENLGFDEQWTMIEKAKELGFKIPETASLCSNLEEIIAYITKWESKRHQLPFEIDGIVIKVNSFAQQEELGYTSKSPRWAVAYKFKAEAAETTLESITYQVGRTGAITPVANLHPVQLAGTIIRRASLHNEDIIKKLDIRIGDQVYVEKGGEIIPKIVGVNTDVRPAGTEEIRYIENCPSCGTKLVRGEGEALHYCLNEDGCPPQIIGRLEHFVSRKAMDIESIGSETAILLHEAGLVNNVADFYTLTKEMILPLERMAEKSAQNIIDAIENSKQQSFERLLYGLGIRHVGNTVAKKLALHFGTMESLKKATYDELILVEDIGEKIAQSIIAYFDKEEHLELIDRLKTYGLSLELGKEQTPISDKLTGKTFLFTGSLTKFTRAEAQKLVEEHGGKNLSAVSKNLDYLIAGEKAGSKLKKAEELKITVLTEGEFLELINNN encoded by the coding sequence ATGGATACGCAACAGAGAATTCTTGCATTACGAGAAGAATTACACCAGCACAATTATCGATACTATGTGTTGGATCAGCCGAGTATTTCTGATTTTGAGTTTGATTTGAAACTAAAAGAACTTCAAAAACTAGAAAAAGAACACCCAGAATTTTCTGACCCAAATTCTCCTACCGTTCGAGTTGGTGGCAGCATTACCAAAAACTTCCCAACCATCTCCCATGAGTATCAAATGTATTCGCTCGACAACTCGTATTCTATAGAAGAACTGAAACAATGGATTGCTCGAGTATACAAAAATATAGAAAATCCCACCTTTGTTTGTGAACTAAAATATGATGGTGCATCAATAAGTATCTTATACGAGAACGGAAAATTGACACAAGCTGTAACCCGTGGTGATGGCACACAGGGCGATGACATTACCGCTAATGTAAAAACAATCACGTCTTTGCCGCTTATTTTGCGAGGCTCCTATCCTACAAAGTTCTATATGCGTGGTGAAATTACCATACCGATAAAAACCTTTGATAAAATAAATGAACAACGCAAAGATGAAGGTTTACTTTTATACGCCAATCCGAGGAATACAGCGTCTGGTTCGCTAAAGTTACAAGACAGTGCCGAGGTTGCTAAACGAGGTTTGCAATGCTTTCCTTATGCATTTGTAGGTGAAAATTTAGGTTTTGATGAACAATGGACAATGATCGAAAAAGCCAAAGAGCTTGGTTTTAAAATTCCAGAAACTGCCAGCCTTTGTTCCAATTTAGAAGAAATTATAGCTTACATAACAAAATGGGAAAGCAAGCGTCATCAATTGCCGTTTGAAATTGATGGGATTGTTATAAAAGTCAACTCTTTTGCACAACAAGAAGAATTGGGCTATACATCGAAATCACCCCGATGGGCAGTTGCCTACAAGTTTAAAGCAGAAGCAGCAGAAACAACCTTAGAAAGCATTACATATCAAGTAGGTAGAACAGGTGCTATCACACCCGTAGCCAATTTGCATCCCGTACAATTGGCCGGAACCATAATAAGAAGAGCTTCTTTGCATAATGAAGATATTATCAAAAAATTAGATATTCGGATTGGCGATCAGGTATATGTAGAAAAAGGTGGAGAAATTATTCCAAAAATTGTTGGTGTTAATACCGATGTTCGCCCTGCCGGAACTGAAGAAATACGGTACATCGAGAATTGTCCTTCGTGCGGAACGAAACTGGTGAGAGGCGAAGGCGAAGCCTTGCATTACTGTCTGAACGAGGACGGTTGCCCGCCACAAATAATTGGACGATTGGAACATTTTGTTTCTAGAAAAGCAATGGATATCGAAAGCATTGGTAGTGAAACAGCAATACTTTTACACGAAGCAGGTTTGGTGAATAATGTTGCTGACTTCTATACCTTGACCAAAGAGATGATTTTACCTCTCGAACGAATGGCAGAAAAGTCTGCACAAAATATTATCGATGCGATTGAGAACTCTAAACAACAATCTTTCGAACGATTATTGTATGGCTTAGGAATTCGACATGTGGGCAATACTGTAGCCAAGAAATTAGCATTACATTTCGGGACTATGGAAAGTCTAAAGAAAGCAACGTATGATGAGTTGATATTGGTGGAAGATATTGGAGAAAAAATTGCACAATCGATAATTGCTTACTTCGATAAAGAAGAACATCTCGAGTTGATTGATCGTTTGAAGACGTATGGATTATCACTAGAATTAGGTAAAGAACAAACACCAATTTCTGATAAGTTAACGGGAAAAACATTTCTTTTTACCGGAAGTCTAACGAAATTTACTCGAGCAGAAGCCCAAAAATTGGTCGAAGAACACGGTGGTAAAAACCTTTCTGCTGTGAGTAAAAATCTCGATTATTTAATTGCCGGTGAAAAAGCAGGAAGCAAACTAAAAAAAGCCGAAGAACTAAAAATTACGGTACTCACAGAAGGTGAATTTCTCGAACTCATTAACAATAATTAA
- a CDS encoding ABC transporter permease, with amino-acid sequence MRNIPFYIAKRYFFSKTNTNAVNIITTIAVIAIMVATAALLVILSVFSGLEKMNIRFLSDVNPELKISPASGKRLPNIDQLESKIKKQPSIASYAKVIEEKVYIQYNGLEDIAYLKSVDNQFLTNNKFDTTIIAGRLFDSSQRPYEVIASEGIGTRLKIYIDNELPIRLIMPKAGTQLIKQAEDGFVMQEAFNSGIFFLNDQYDKHLFAPLALGQEMLNLSSKDAYSLELKTNGKKNLNQIKKEIAKQIGPEYTIQTRQDLDAAFLKVMNIENLIIYMIFTLVIIIACFNLAGTIIIIIIDKREEIKTMYSFGMTRKNIRRIFFFTGLIITSTAMILGLIIASILGYIQIHYPLIYAAPYVAFPFTFTLSNFLVVSTTVLAIGSFVSWLMAKQVK; translated from the coding sequence ATGAGGAATATTCCGTTTTATATTGCAAAACGTTACTTTTTTTCGAAAACCAATACCAATGCAGTCAATATAATTACCACCATTGCTGTAATTGCAATCATGGTAGCAACTGCTGCTTTATTGGTAATTTTATCTGTATTTTCTGGGCTAGAAAAAATGAATATACGTTTTTTGAGTGATGTTAATCCAGAACTGAAAATTTCACCAGCAAGTGGAAAACGTTTACCGAATATCGATCAGCTCGAAAGTAAAATAAAAAAACAACCCTCTATAGCTTCTTACGCAAAAGTTATCGAAGAAAAAGTATACATCCAATACAATGGATTAGAAGATATCGCATACCTTAAAAGTGTTGATAATCAATTCTTAACAAACAATAAATTTGATACAACAATTATTGCTGGGCGGCTTTTCGATTCATCTCAACGCCCGTACGAAGTTATTGCTTCGGAAGGAATAGGAACTCGCCTCAAGATATACATCGATAATGAATTACCGATTCGGCTCATCATGCCCAAAGCTGGAACCCAACTCATCAAACAAGCTGAGGACGGTTTTGTGATGCAAGAAGCCTTCAATTCGGGTATTTTTTTCTTAAATGACCAATACGATAAACATCTTTTTGCTCCGCTTGCTTTAGGACAAGAAATGCTCAATCTTTCATCAAAAGATGCTTATTCTCTAGAACTTAAAACCAACGGTAAGAAGAACCTAAACCAAATCAAAAAAGAAATAGCAAAACAAATAGGTCCGGAGTATACTATCCAAACCAGACAAGATCTGGATGCGGCTTTTCTGAAGGTAATGAATATCGAAAATCTTATTATTTACATGATTTTCACGCTGGTAATAATCATTGCTTGTTTTAATCTTGCTGGTACCATTATCATTATAATTATAGACAAAAGAGAAGAAATAAAAACGATGTATAGTTTCGGGATGACCCGAAAAAATATTCGACGAATATTTTTCTTTACTGGTTTAATTATCACTTCAACCGCAATGATTCTTGGGCTAATAATTGCCTCCATCCTAGGGTATATACAAATACATTATCCGCTGATTTACGCAGCCCCGTACGTCGCCTTTCCATTTACCTTTACACTGAGTAACTTTCTTGTGGTTAGCACAACGGTTTTAGCAATCGGCTCGTTTGTTAGTTGGCTCATGGCCAAACAAGTGAAATAA
- the rbfA gene encoding 30S ribosome-binding factor RbfA, whose product MDSNRQQKVGKLFQEELAEAFRKWASELFPGNLVSVTEVKVTPDLSIAKVFISIFPNDKKDEILQEINTQAPYFRGILSKGAAKNMRLTPELIFRLDPTLDEMDKIDRALSGKGNNPIL is encoded by the coding sequence TTGGATAGTAATAGACAGCAAAAAGTAGGGAAATTATTTCAAGAAGAACTGGCAGAAGCCTTCAGAAAATGGGCTTCGGAACTTTTTCCTGGAAATTTAGTTAGTGTAACAGAAGTTAAAGTTACCCCTGACCTGAGTATCGCGAAAGTTTTTATTAGTATATTCCCTAACGATAAAAAAGACGAAATCTTACAAGAGATCAACACACAAGCTCCTTATTTCAGAGGAATTTTATCCAAAGGAGCTGCCAAAAACATGCGTCTAACACCAGAGCTAATTTTCAGATTAGATCCCACGTTAGACGAAATGGACAAAATCGATCGTGCACTCTCTGGCAAAGGTAACAACCCTATATTATAG